A window of the Brassica napus cultivar Da-Ae chromosome A2, Da-Ae, whole genome shotgun sequence genome harbors these coding sequences:
- the LOC106416885 gene encoding agamous-like MADS-box protein AGL62, whose amino-acid sequence MKNLESEQKTSEELKKLRKKSKLPEIWLKESIGGLDLGQAKEFKGKLENLKKQVIYEAFKIFLATPFPHPGFYGGSSSNAPFGVDCNGNAFDNHNMVLPNHPSPFVPGFNRNMVLPSHPNPNESGNEHPHDGHPPQPRSD is encoded by the coding sequence ATGAAGAACCTAGAATCTGAGCAAAAAACAAGTGAAGAGTTGaagaaactaagaaaaaaatccaaattacCTGAGATTTGGTTGAAAGAATCCATTGGAGGACTTGACTTAGGTCAAGCCAAAGAATTCAAAGGTAaacttgaaaatttgaagaaacAAGTGATATATGAAGCTTTCAAAATCTTCCTAGCAACACCATTTCCTCATCCTGGCTTTTATGGGGGAAGCTCAAGTAATGCTCCTTTTGGGGTTGATTGTAACGGAAATGCTTTCGACAACCATAACATGGTTCTCCCCAATCATCCTTCACCATTTGTCCCCGGATTCAACCGTAACATGGTTCTCCCCAGTCATCCTAATCCGAATGAATCTGGAAATGAACATCCTCATGATGGCCATCCTCCTCAGCCTAGATCAGATTAA
- the LOC106407126 gene encoding agamous-like MADS-box protein AGL62, which translates to MIFSYKYTKSSSYKHHPIFYFSSYQYRETMRKTKGRLKTKMVKIEKEKNLQVTFCKRKNGLFKKANELCTLCNARVAIILFSPSGKIFSFGHTKVETIIDRFKKTDHPDSNTQSNMQLGEIHQNSAIRGLNNRLTEVMKNVESEQKTNEELKKLRKKSKLPEIWLKESIGGLDLGQAKEFKGKLENLKKQVIYEAFKSFQATPFPQPGFYGGSSSNAPFGVDGNVNAFDNHNMVLSNHPSPFVPGFNHNMALPSHPNPNESGNEHPHDGHPPQPRSD; encoded by the exons ATGATATTTAGCTATAAATATACAAAGTCATCATCATACAAACACCatccaatattttatttttccagtTATCAATATAGAGAAACAATGAGAAAGACCAAAGGTCgtctaaaaacaaaaatggttaaaatagaaaaagaaaaaaatcttcaagttacgttttgtaaaagaaaaaatggtCTTTTCAAAAAAGCTAATGAACTTTGCACACTTTGTAATGCTCGTGTTGCTATTATTCTGTTTTCACCTAGTGGAAAAATTTTCTCGTTTGGTCATACAAAGGTGGAAACTATAATAGATCGGTTCAAAAAAACTGACCATCCAGATAGCAACACACAAAGCAATATGCAACTTGGTGAAATCCATCAAAATTCTGCAATTCGAGGTCTGAACAATCGTCTTACTGAG GTGATGAAGAACGTAGAATCTGAGCAAAAAACAAATGAAGAGTTGaagaaactaagaaaaaaatccaaattacCTGAGATTTGGTTGAAAGAATCCATTGGAGGACTTGACTTAGGTCAAGCCAAAGAATTCAAAGGTAaacttgaaaatttgaagaaacAAGTGATATATGAAGCTTTCAAAAGCTTCCAAGCAACACCATTTCCTCAGCCTGGCTTTTATGGGGGAAGCTCTAGTAATGCTCCTTTTGGGGTTGATGGTAACGTGAATGCTTTCGACAACCATAACATGGTTCTCTCCAATCATCCTTCACCATTTGTCCCCGGATTCAACCATAACATGGCTCTCCCCAGTCATCCTAATCCGAATGAATCTGGAAATGAACATCCTCATGATGGACATCCTCCTCAGCCTAGATCAGATTAA